One Globicephala melas chromosome 18, mGloMel1.2, whole genome shotgun sequence DNA segment encodes these proteins:
- the ACOD1 gene encoding cis-aconitate decarboxylase — MNKQQKTNSLKERYQMKKYSLRLEFAQFTAPPRTNTPKAQPMLLPLPLTSIFILSTFAWLTPRSFHKQLRYLLLQQVSTNRKSRQWFSSSVTESFAKVIHGLKVGHLTDRVIQRSKRMILDTLGVGFLGASTEVFQKAREYSKIYSSNVSSTVWGQPDFRLPPTYAAFVNGVAVHSMDFDDTWYPATHPSGAVLPVLMALSEALPPSPKCSGLDLLLAFNVGIEVQGRLMHFSKEAKDIPKRFHPPSVVGTLGSAAAASKFLGLSMTECQEALAIAVSHAGAPMANAATQTKPLHVGNAARHGLEAAFLAMLGLQGNKQVLDMESGFGAFYANYAPKILPDVDSHTWLLDQQDVAFKLFPAHLATHWVADAAASVRKQLVRDRAVLPTDHMERIVLRIPDVQYVNRPFPDSEPEARHSFQYVACAMLLDGAITASSFHKHQVNRPRVRELLGKVELEHPQDNLPNFNTLYCEVSVALKDGAIFTEHSDTFYGHWRKPLSQKDLQEKFRANACRMLSCHTVERLIEIVENLEDLEDCSVLTALLKEPSPPEIVSKSL; from the exons CCCTGCGGCTGGAGTTTGCCCAGTTCACGGCACCGCCCCGCACCAACACCCCCAAGGCCCAGCCCATGCTGCTACCTCTGCCTTTAACCTCCATCTTCATTCTCAGCACCTTCGCCTGGCTGACTCCCAGAAGTTTTCATAAGCAGCTCAGGTATCTACTCCTCCAGCAAGTCTCCACCAACAGAAAGAGCAGGCAGTGGTTCTCGAGT TCTGTCACAGAAAGCTTTGCCAAAGTGATCCATGGCTTGAAAGTGGGACACCTGACAGATCGCGTTATCCAGAGGAGCAAGAGGATGATTCTGGATACCCTGGGTGTTGGGTTCCTGGGAGCCAGTACAGAAGTGTTCCAAAAAGCCAGGGAATACAGTAAA ATCTATAGTTCCAACGTATCCAGCACTGTTTGGGGCCAGCCAGACTTCAGGCTACCACCAACATATGCTGCTTTCGTTAACGGTGTGGCT GTTCACTCAATGGATTTTGATGACACGTGGTACCCTGCCACCCACCCTTCTGGAGCTGTCCTTCCTGTCCTCATGGCTTTGTCAGAAGCCCTGCCTCCAAGTCCAAAGTGTTCTGGCCTTGACCTGCTGCTGGCTTTCAACGTTGGTATTGAAGTGCAAGGCCGATTAatgcatttctccaaggaagccAAGGACATACCAAAGAG attccatccCCCCTCAGTGGTGGGAACTTTGGGTAGTGCTGCTGCGGCATCTAAGTTTTTGGGGCTCAGCATGACAGAGTGCCAAGAGGCCCTGGCTATTGCTGTTTCTCATGCTGGGGCACCCATGGCGAATGCCGCCACTCAGACCAAGCCTCTTCACGTCGGCAATGCCGCCAGGCATGGGCTAGAAGCTGCTTTTCTGGCAATGCTGGGTCTCCAGGGAAACAAACAGGTCTTGGACATGGAGTCAGGGTTTGGGGCCTTCTATGCCAACTATGCCCCCAAAATCCTTCCAGACGTAGATTCACACACTTGGCTGCTGGACCAGCAGGATGTGGCCTTCAAGCTTTTCCCTGCCCATTTGGCCACGCACTGGGTGGCAGACGCAGCTGCATCTGTGAGAAAACAGCTTGTAAGAGACAGAGCCGTGCTTCCCACTGACCACATGGAGAGAATTGTGCTTAGAATTCCAGATGTCCAGTATGTGAACAGGCCCTTCCCAGACTCGGAGCCTGAGGCCCGACACTCCTTCCAGTACGTGGCCTGCGCCATGCTGCTGGATGGTGCCATCACTGCCTCATCATTCCACAAACACCAGGTCAACAGGCCACGGGTAAGAGAGCTGCTCGGTAAGGTAGAGCTGGAGCACCCTCAGGACAACCTACCAAATTTCAACACCCTCTACTGCGAGGTAAGTGTTGCCCTCAAGGATGGAGCCATCTTCACAGAGCACTCTGATACCTTCTACGGTCACTGGAGGAAGCCTCTGAGCCAGAAAGACCTACAGGAAAAGTTCAGAGCCAATGCCTGCAGGATGCTGTCCTGCCACACTGTAGAAAGGCTTATAGAGATAGTAGAAAACCTAGAAGACCTGGAAGACTGCTCTGTGTTAACTGCACTTCTGAAAGAACCCTCTCCACCAGAGATAGTTTCAAAATCTCTCTAG